From the Clostridium sp. Marseille-P299 genome, one window contains:
- the topA gene encoding type I DNA topoisomerase gives MPKYLVIVESPAKAKTIKKFLGNNYEVMASNGHVRDLPKSQMGIDVEHGFEPKYITIRGKGDLLAKLRKEVKKADKVYLATDPDREGEAISWHLSQTLKLDDKNASRITFNEITKSAVKNSIKEAREIDMNLVDSQQARRMLDRMVGYRISPLLWAKVKRGLSAGRVQSVALRIICDREAEIDAFVPQEYWQLEADFLLPGEKKPLTAKFYGKGKQKMEIHSEEEMNQIISDLENAEYKIAEIKRGERQKKAPLPFTTSTLQQEAAKVLNFSTQKTMRLAQQLYEGVDVKGHGTIGLISYLRTDSTRVSEEADATAKEFVKNTYGEQFVTSQDVNKSSGKKIQDAHEAIRPTYVELTPVLIKEDLSRDLFRLYQLIWKRFVASRMQVAKYETTTAKIDGNGYRFTVSSSRLIFEGFMAVYISGDDEEENSISGINKITEDTKLTLQEVHKSQHFTQAPPHYTEASLVKTLEELGIGRPSTYAPTITTIIARRYVIKENKNLYVTELGEAVNQIMVKAFPSIVDVNFTVNLEALLDGVEDGNVNWKTVVSNFYPDLEQAVEAAEKQLEQITIEDETTDVICEECGRNMVIKYGPHGKFLACPGFPDCRNTKPYLEKIGVECPKCGKDIVIRKTKKGRRYYGCENNPECDFMSWQKPSKERCPKCNQVLLEKGSKLVCMDETCGFVKNKKEEE, from the coding sequence ATGCCGAAATATTTAGTGATCGTTGAGTCACCAGCGAAAGCAAAAACAATAAAGAAATTTTTAGGGAACAATTATGAAGTAATGGCTTCAAATGGGCATGTTAGAGATTTACCAAAAAGCCAAATGGGAATAGATGTAGAGCATGGTTTTGAACCAAAATATATCACCATCCGTGGAAAAGGTGATTTGCTTGCCAAATTAAGAAAAGAAGTAAAAAAGGCAGACAAAGTTTATCTCGCAACTGACCCTGACCGCGAAGGAGAAGCAATTTCATGGCATTTGTCTCAAACTTTAAAGTTAGACGATAAGAATGCGAGTAGAATAACATTTAATGAAATTACGAAAAGTGCTGTTAAGAATTCTATAAAGGAAGCAAGAGAGATCGATATGAATCTTGTTGATTCGCAGCAGGCAAGAAGAATGCTAGACCGTATGGTTGGATATCGTATTAGTCCATTGTTGTGGGCAAAAGTAAAACGAGGATTAAGTGCTGGACGTGTTCAATCCGTAGCTCTTCGTATTATATGCGATCGTGAAGCTGAAATAGATGCCTTTGTTCCACAAGAGTACTGGCAATTAGAAGCTGATTTCTTACTACCTGGTGAGAAAAAGCCTTTAACTGCGAAGTTTTACGGAAAAGGAAAACAAAAAATGGAGATACACTCTGAAGAAGAAATGAATCAAATCATTTCAGATTTAGAGAATGCAGAATATAAGATTGCAGAAATTAAGCGTGGAGAGAGACAAAAGAAAGCTCCACTTCCATTTACAACAAGTACACTTCAACAAGAAGCAGCTAAAGTATTAAATTTTTCTACTCAAAAGACAATGCGTCTAGCACAGCAGCTTTACGAAGGAGTCGATGTAAAAGGCCATGGAACAATAGGTTTGATTTCTTACTTACGTACAGATTCTACTCGTGTATCCGAAGAAGCAGATGCAACAGCAAAAGAATTCGTTAAAAATACGTATGGCGAACAATTTGTGACAAGCCAAGATGTAAATAAATCATCTGGAAAGAAAATTCAAGATGCCCATGAGGCAATTCGTCCAACATACGTTGAATTAACGCCTGTATTAATCAAAGAAGATTTAAGTAGAGATTTGTTTCGCTTATATCAATTGATTTGGAAACGATTTGTTGCAAGTAGAATGCAAGTGGCAAAATATGAAACAACAACTGCTAAGATTGATGGAAATGGATATCGCTTTACCGTTTCTTCCTCTAGACTTATTTTTGAAGGTTTTATGGCAGTCTATATAAGTGGAGATGACGAAGAAGAAAACTCAATTAGTGGTATTAATAAAATTACAGAAGATACTAAGCTAACCTTACAAGAAGTTCATAAAAGTCAGCACTTTACACAAGCGCCACCACATTATACGGAAGCTTCTTTAGTTAAGACCTTAGAAGAGCTTGGAATTGGTAGACCAAGTACCTATGCTCCAACAATTACTACTATAATTGCAAGACGTTATGTAATTAAAGAGAATAAAAATTTGTATGTAACAGAACTTGGGGAAGCTGTAAATCAAATTATGGTGAAAGCATTTCCAAGTATTGTAGATGTTAATTTTACAGTAAATTTAGAGGCACTATTAGATGGTGTAGAAGATGGAAATGTGAATTGGAAGACGGTTGTTAGCAATTTTTATCCTGATTTAGAGCAAGCGGTTGAAGCCGCAGAAAAACAATTAGAGCAGATAACCATAGAAGATGAAACTACAGACGTTATCTGTGAAGAATGTGGAAGAAATATGGTAATTAAATATGGACCACATGGAAAATTCCTAGCATGTCCTGGCTTCCCAGACTGTAGAAATACTAAACCTTATCTTGAAAAAATCGGAGTTGAATGTCCGAAATGTGGTAAAGATATCGTGATTCGTAAGACGAAAAAAGGTAGAAGATATTATGGATGTGAAAATAATCCAGAATGTGATTTTATGTCATGGCAAAAGCCATCCAAAGAACGATGTCCGAAATGTAATCAAGTATTATTAGAAAAAGGTTCAAAATTAGTGTGCATGGATGAGACATGCGGTTTTGTGAAAAATAAAAAAGAAGAAGAATAA
- the dprA gene encoding DNA-processing protein DprA, with the protein MELSNVMCWFWISKVPEVGVKGINKLLESFGSVEKVFYASEADLIKSACITQQQVSCLIKSRNKDKIIEEYNNLKEKDIYFVTKEDEIFPAKLREIYDSPYFLYYKGKLPAEDKPSVAIIGARNCTNYGKEITMYLSTELAKHQVQVISGLARGIDSYAHQGALDGGGDTFGVVGCGVDICYPKENRRIYDRILNKGGVISEYPIGTVPLPFHFPMRNRLIAGLCDVILVVEARESSGTFITVDRGLEQGKDILAIPGRIGDSLSSGCNRLIQNGAKLVRNVEDILEELNLKYDKNLEISIKKCKEMYNPTTTKKEQNNKNNLDVIKNCKIILERDEKIVYDRLSLEPKHLEILLHETNLSHQQLTIALMSLELKNLITQWISNYYVRNV; encoded by the coding sequence ATGGAGTTGTCAAATGTAATGTGTTGGTTTTGGATATCAAAGGTACCAGAAGTTGGTGTAAAAGGAATTAATAAATTATTAGAAAGTTTTGGAAGTGTTGAAAAAGTATTTTATGCTTCGGAAGCAGATTTAATAAAATCTGCATGTATTACACAACAACAAGTCTCATGCTTAATAAAAAGTAGGAATAAAGATAAAATAATAGAAGAATATAATAATTTAAAAGAGAAGGACATATATTTTGTTACAAAAGAAGATGAGATATTTCCAGCTAAACTTAGAGAGATTTATGATTCACCTTATTTTTTATATTATAAAGGTAAATTACCGGCAGAGGATAAACCGTCGGTAGCTATTATAGGTGCACGTAATTGTACGAATTATGGGAAAGAAATTACGATGTATCTTTCTACGGAGCTAGCAAAACATCAAGTTCAAGTAATCAGTGGGTTAGCTAGAGGAATTGATAGTTATGCACATCAAGGTGCCCTTGATGGCGGAGGGGATACCTTTGGAGTAGTTGGATGCGGCGTTGATATATGTTATCCAAAAGAAAACAGACGAATTTATGATAGAATTTTAAATAAGGGAGGGGTTATTAGCGAATATCCCATAGGTACTGTACCCCTACCGTTTCATTTTCCAATGAGAAATCGTTTAATTGCTGGCTTGTGCGATGTTATATTAGTAGTTGAGGCGAGGGAAAGTAGTGGGACATTTATTACAGTCGACCGTGGTTTAGAACAAGGAAAGGATATTTTAGCGATTCCAGGAAGAATTGGTGATTCCTTATCTAGCGGCTGCAATCGTTTGATACAAAATGGTGCAAAGTTAGTTAGAAATGTTGAGGATATTTTAGAAGAGTTAAATTTAAAATATGATAAAAATCTAGAAATTAGCATTAAAAAATGTAAAGAAATGTATAACCCGACAACTACAAAGAAAGAACAAAATAATAAAAATAATCTTGATGTTATAAAAAATTGTAAGATAATACTTGAAAGAGATGAGAAAATAGTATATGATAGGTTGAGTTTAGAACCGAAACATTTGGAAATTCTATTACACGAGACAAATTTATCACATCAGCAGTTAACAATTGCACTTATGTCTCTGGAATTAAAGAATTTAATAACGCAATGGATTAGTAATTATTATGTACGGAATGTATAA
- a CDS encoding YifB family Mg chelatase-like AAA ATPase, translating into MFSMAFSASVVGIDGFIVQVEADVSDGLPLFDLVGFLASEVKEAKERVKIALKNSGYVLPPKRITINLSPADIRKEGTAFDLPIAIAILAASGFIPQENLEDTLLIGEMSLDGRINPVTGVLPIINTAKKEGFKRCIVPKTNAREAAIIQDIEVFGVKSLKEAIDFLNGISMIDSEFVDIEAMFLDNKNDDNLPDFSEIIGQESAKRAIEIAVAGQHNALLIGSPGSGKTMLAKRIPSIMPELSLEESLELTKIYSISGKLNNNQALILKRPFRAPHHSSTSVALIGGGRFAKPGEITMASHGVLFLDELPEFHRGTLEVLRQPLEEKYITINRLNASYTYPANFMMVAAMNPCNCGYFPDRNKCNCSLPQVKKYLSKISRPLLDRIDICMEMVQVDYKDLRQNKKSESSKEVRERILNARKIQINRYKNSEIYFNSQLGPKTISKYCKLGKNEKNMLEEAFIKMNLSARAYHRILKVARTIADIDGAIDIKERHICEAIVYRSMDKKFWEEG; encoded by the coding sequence ATGTTTAGTATGGCTTTTAGCGCAAGCGTCGTAGGCATTGATGGTTTCATTGTACAAGTGGAAGCAGATGTCAGCGATGGCTTGCCGTTATTTGATTTAGTTGGCTTTTTAGCTTCTGAAGTAAAAGAGGCAAAAGAAAGAGTAAAAATTGCACTTAAAAATTCTGGCTATGTACTGCCACCTAAGAGAATTACAATTAATTTATCACCCGCAGATATTCGTAAAGAAGGTACTGCATTTGATTTACCTATCGCAATCGCGATTCTAGCCGCTTCTGGCTTTATTCCACAAGAAAATTTAGAAGACACATTACTCATCGGAGAAATGAGTTTAGATGGAAGAATTAATCCTGTAACAGGAGTACTTCCTATTATTAATACTGCCAAAAAAGAGGGTTTTAAAAGATGTATTGTTCCAAAGACCAATGCTAGGGAAGCTGCAATTATTCAAGATATTGAGGTGTTTGGAGTAAAAAGTTTGAAAGAAGCCATTGACTTTTTAAATGGAATATCTATGATTGATTCCGAATTTGTAGATATTGAAGCAATGTTTCTTGATAATAAAAATGATGATAATCTTCCCGATTTTTCAGAAATAATTGGTCAAGAGTCTGCCAAAAGAGCAATTGAAATAGCTGTAGCAGGGCAACACAATGCGCTATTAATTGGCTCGCCAGGTTCTGGTAAGACAATGTTAGCAAAACGAATTCCAAGCATAATGCCAGAATTAAGCTTAGAAGAAAGTTTAGAGCTAACAAAGATCTATAGTATTTCAGGAAAATTAAATAATAATCAAGCGTTAATACTAAAACGTCCGTTTCGTGCACCGCATCATTCTAGTACAAGCGTTGCCTTAATCGGTGGAGGAAGATTTGCAAAACCAGGAGAAATTACGATGGCTTCCCATGGGGTGCTTTTTTTAGATGAACTTCCAGAGTTTCATAGAGGAACTTTAGAAGTCTTAAGGCAACCTTTAGAAGAAAAATATATAACGATAAATCGTTTGAACGCCTCTTATACTTACCCTGCAAACTTTATGATGGTGGCTGCAATGAATCCATGCAACTGTGGGTACTTTCCAGATAGAAACAAGTGTAATTGTTCCTTGCCACAAGTTAAGAAATATTTAAGCAAAATATCAAGGCCATTGCTGGATCGAATTGATATCTGTATGGAAATGGTACAAGTGGATTATAAAGATTTAAGACAGAATAAAAAAAGTGAGTCTTCAAAAGAAGTAAGAGAACGTATTTTAAATGCCAGAAAGATTCAAATAAATCGATATAAAAATAGCGAGATATATTTTAATTCCCAGTTAGGACCTAAGACAATATCAAAATATTGTAAACTAGGTAAGAATGAGAAAAATATGTTAGAAGAGGCTTTTATTAAAATGAACTTAAGTGCAAGGGCATATCACAGAATATTAAAAGTAGCACGAACAATTGCTGATATCGACGGCGCTATTGATATAAAAGAAAGACATATTTGCGAAGCTATTGTTTATCGTAGTATGGATAAGAAATTTTGGGAGGAAGGATAA
- a CDS encoding flavodoxin family protein, which yields MKVVAINGSPNEKGNTYYALNAALEELELEGFETEILQIGKEKIVGCTGCGACKNTNYCVFGDETFKNACKTISEADGILIGSPVYYAGIAGTLKSFLDRFFYANKGDMRHKVGAAIAVSRRGGDMTTFDTINKYFLISEMIVAPSYYWNVIHGAAKGEVLQDAEGISTIKNLARNMAWILKMKEATKDSITPPSQYPRERTNFIR from the coding sequence ATGAAAGTAGTAGCTATTAATGGTAGTCCAAATGAAAAAGGTAATACATATTATGCACTTAATGCAGCATTAGAGGAACTTGAATTAGAAGGTTTTGAGACTGAGATTCTTCAGATTGGAAAAGAAAAGATCGTTGGATGTACAGGATGTGGTGCATGTAAAAATACCAATTATTGTGTATTTGGAGACGAAACTTTTAAAAATGCATGTAAGACTATTAGTGAGGCAGATGGAATCTTAATAGGAAGTCCAGTTTATTACGCAGGCATTGCTGGTACTTTAAAAAGTTTCTTAGACCGTTTCTTTTACGCGAATAAAGGGGATATGCGCCATAAGGTGGGAGCTGCCATTGCAGTATCAAGAAGAGGTGGAGATATGACCACGTTTGATACAATTAATAAGTATTTCTTGATTTCAGAAATGATTGTTGCTCCATCCTATTATTGGAATGTTATTCATGGGGCAGCTAAGGGTGAAGTACTACAGGATGCAGAAGGTATTAGCACCATTAAAAATCTTGCAAGGAATATGGCTTGGATTTTAAAAATGAAAGAGGCAACAAAAGATTCCATAACACCGCCGTCACAATATCCAAGAGAAAGAACGAATTTTATACGATAG
- the nrdR gene encoding transcriptional regulator NrdR, which translates to MKCPFCGQENTRVIDSRPADDNSSIRRRRQCDECSKRFTTYEKVETIPLVVIKKDNNREPYDRSKIEAGVFRSCHKRPISIDQITALVDEVETAIFNLEEKEIPSYKIGEILMDKLKGLDPVAYVRFASVYREFKDVNTFMNELKKILDHEH; encoded by the coding sequence ATGAAGTGTCCATTTTGTGGTCAAGAAAATACTAGAGTTATTGATTCAAGACCTGCGGATGATAATAGTTCAATTCGAAGAAGGCGTCAATGTGACGAATGTTCCAAACGCTTTACTACATATGAAAAAGTTGAGACAATACCTTTGGTAGTTATTAAGAAAGATAACAACAGAGAACCATATGATCGTTCTAAGATAGAAGCAGGAGTATTTCGTTCTTGTCACAAAAGACCAATATCCATTGATCAAATCACTGCTTTAGTTGATGAGGTGGAAACTGCGATATTTAATTTAGAAGAAAAAGAAATTCCAAGTTATAAAATTGGTGAAATTCTTATGGATAAATTAAAAGGATTAGATCCTGTTGCTTATGTAAGATTCGCATCGGTATACCGTGAATTTAAAGATGTTAATACATTTATGAACGAATTAAAGAAAATTCTAGATCATGAACATTAA
- a CDS encoding YlmC/YmxH family sporulation protein, producing MRFCELRQKEVINCRDCQRLGFVCDIEFNPQNGCIEALIVPGPCKVWGILGRELEFIIPWKCIKQIGPDIILVDIDAKEALKKITCVC from the coding sequence ATGCGTTTTTGTGAATTACGTCAAAAAGAAGTAATCAATTGCCGTGACTGTCAAAGGTTAGGCTTTGTTTGTGATATCGAATTTAATCCTCAGAATGGTTGCATAGAAGCACTCATCGTACCAGGTCCATGTAAGGTATGGGGGATTCTTGGTAGGGAACTAGAATTTATTATTCCTTGGAAATGTATAAAACAAATTGGTCCCGATATTATATTAGTAGATATTGATGCAAAAGAAGCACTTAAAAAAATAACATGCGTTTGTTAA